A portion of the Labilithrix sp. genome contains these proteins:
- the hypB gene encoding hydrogenase nickel incorporation protein HypB, producing the protein MCGTCGCADTSGHGHHHHDHDHHHHDHHHHHHEDDKVIRMEQAVLAKNDRLAERNRGFFDAQRILALNLMSSPGAGKTALLERMIKELERDAPLAVIEGDQETENDAERIRATGCRAVQINTGAGCHLDAERVGAAMRELEPARGSILFIENVGNLVCPAMFDLGERAKVVVFSVTEGEDKPLKYPHMFRAADVVVLSKTDLVPHLDVDVDRCLANAHKVNPGLQVFPLSVRTGAGLEALYGWIRNERAELEKELSR; encoded by the coding sequence ATGTGCGGGACTTGCGGATGTGCAGACACGAGCGGGCACGGTCATCACCACCATGACCACGATCACCACCATCACGATCACCACCACCATCATCACGAAGACGACAAGGTGATCCGGATGGAGCAGGCCGTGCTCGCGAAGAACGACCGACTCGCCGAGCGGAACCGCGGCTTCTTCGACGCGCAGCGCATCCTCGCGCTGAACCTCATGAGCTCGCCCGGCGCCGGGAAGACCGCGCTCCTCGAGCGGATGATCAAGGAGCTCGAGCGCGACGCCCCGCTCGCGGTGATCGAAGGCGACCAAGAGACCGAGAACGACGCCGAGCGGATCCGCGCGACGGGCTGCCGGGCGGTGCAGATCAACACCGGCGCCGGCTGCCACCTCGACGCCGAGCGCGTCGGCGCCGCGATGCGCGAGCTCGAGCCGGCGCGCGGCTCGATCCTCTTCATCGAGAACGTCGGAAACCTCGTCTGCCCGGCGATGTTCGACCTCGGCGAGCGCGCGAAGGTCGTCGTCTTCTCGGTGACGGAGGGCGAGGACAAACCGCTCAAGTACCCGCACATGTTCCGCGCGGCCGACGTGGTCGTGCTGAGCAAGACCGACCTCGTCCCGCACCTCGACGTCGACGTCGACCGGTGCCTCGCGAACGCGCACAAGGTCAATCCGGGCCTCCAGGTCTTTCCGCTCTCGGTGCGGACGGGCGCGGGGCTCGAGGCGCTCTACGGCTGGATTCGAAACGAACGAGCGGAGTTGGAGAAGGAGCTGTCACGATGA
- a CDS encoding hydrogenase maturation nickel metallochaperone HypA, producing the protein MHELAIVQRVVDEVSARLGARRVVRVRLRVGALVAVVPDAMRFCFDVATQSTSLEGAALEIEPVAAKARCEECDDVFAMSDGLPLCACGSARVAILAGQELVIQDVEVA; encoded by the coding sequence ATGCACGAGCTCGCGATCGTCCAGCGCGTCGTCGACGAAGTGAGCGCGCGGCTCGGCGCGCGTCGCGTCGTCCGCGTCCGCCTCCGCGTCGGCGCGCTCGTCGCGGTGGTGCCGGACGCGATGCGATTCTGCTTCGACGTCGCGACGCAGTCGACGTCGCTCGAGGGCGCCGCGCTCGAGATCGAGCCCGTCGCCGCCAAAGCCCGCTGCGAAGAGTGCGACGACGTCTTCGCGATGAGCGACGGCCTTCCTCTCTGCGCGTGCGGTTCGGCGAGGGTCGCGATCCTCGCCGGCCAGGAGCTGGTCATTCAAGACGTGGAGGTCGCCTGA
- the hypF gene encoding carbamoyltransferase HypF translates to MGAAVTSRRRLRVRGTVQGVGFRPFVYRLAHEHGLDGFVRNDGAGVWIEVEGTTRGLTRFEALLRDEPPPLARIVSVDADDVPSRGGAGFRIVESASAPSTRALVPADVAPCDDCLRELFDPRDRRHRYPFINCTACGPRYTVVTALPYDRARTTMSAFPLCAECHAEYEDPTTRRFHAEPTACTTCGPSLRLIAPTTRASTARGEEPHALAEGGAPFAREDGARVFSEGGARFAREDGAGGLAVRGVQAVREGALRGAVRAIAAGGVVAVKGAGGYLLAVDAWNAAAVARLRARKRRPDKPFALMARGLAEIEALAHVSVVERAALLSPARPIVLLRLRDGVDAPEGVAPRLREIGMMLPSTPLHALLLADGPPLQVMTSGNARDEPIAKDDEDAFARLGSIADVFLAHDRPIHTRVDDSVVRVTGGATQLLRRARGFVPEALALPKAPAFPKESESAHPEALVLPVVGPAVLAVGADLKNAVCLTRGGEAFLSQHVGDLAAPAALDFFVETIDKLAGFLDVRPAHVAHDLHPEYRSTRWALACGRALVPVQHHHAHVASCLAEHGRVGPAIGVAFDGTGCGPDGSLWGGELLVFDLAGFRRAGHLRPLALPGGEAAIREPWRLALAALVDAGVGDGVIADVLADVAPSKRALVERMIARAVATPHATGAGRWFDAVAAIAGGARAISYEGQAAIELAAAATNAPYDLAFHGAEPYELAFHGAEPYELAFDGGEPFVVDLRPTVRAIAADVVAGASRGAVSARFHETVARAIALACRRVRAATRIGLVALSGGCFQNRLLSERAAALLGADGFEVFVHRRVPPNDGGVAFGQAAIASCRLWRRRNRKGG, encoded by the coding sequence ATGGGCGCCGCCGTCACGAGCCGTCGTCGACTGCGTGTTCGCGGCACCGTCCAAGGCGTCGGGTTCCGGCCGTTCGTGTATCGGCTCGCGCACGAGCACGGCCTCGACGGCTTCGTCCGCAACGACGGCGCGGGCGTGTGGATCGAGGTGGAGGGGACGACGCGCGGGCTCACGCGCTTCGAGGCGCTGCTGCGTGACGAGCCGCCCCCGCTCGCGCGCATCGTCTCCGTCGACGCCGACGACGTGCCGTCACGCGGCGGCGCGGGCTTCCGCATCGTCGAGAGCGCCTCCGCGCCGTCGACGCGCGCGCTCGTCCCGGCCGACGTCGCGCCGTGCGACGACTGCCTGCGCGAGCTCTTCGATCCGCGCGACCGCCGCCATCGCTACCCGTTCATCAACTGCACCGCGTGCGGCCCGCGCTACACGGTCGTGACGGCCCTCCCATACGACCGCGCGCGCACGACGATGAGCGCCTTCCCGCTCTGCGCCGAGTGCCACGCCGAATACGAAGACCCGACCACCCGCCGCTTCCACGCCGAGCCCACCGCATGCACGACCTGCGGCCCCTCCCTCCGCCTCATCGCCCCGACCACGCGAGCATCGACCGCACGCGGGGAGGAACCGCATGCGCTTGCGGAGGGAGGTGCTCCGTTCGCGCGTGAGGATGGGGCGCGTGTGTTTTCGGAGGGCGGTGCTCGGTTCGCGCGTGAGGATGGGGCGGGGGGCCTTGCGGTGCGTGGTGTTCAGGCTGTGCGCGAGGGCGCGCTTCGGGGCGCGGTGCGCGCGATCGCGGCGGGGGGCGTCGTGGCGGTGAAGGGGGCGGGGGGGTATCTGCTCGCGGTGGACGCGTGGAACGCGGCGGCGGTGGCGCGGCTCCGCGCGCGGAAGCGGCGGCCGGACAAGCCGTTCGCGCTCATGGCGCGGGGGCTCGCGGAGATCGAGGCGCTCGCGCACGTCTCCGTCGTCGAGCGCGCGGCGTTGCTCTCGCCGGCGCGGCCGATCGTGCTCCTCCGTCTCCGCGACGGCGTCGATGCGCCGGAAGGGGTCGCGCCGCGGCTCCGCGAGATCGGGATGATGCTCCCGTCGACGCCGCTCCATGCGCTCCTCCTCGCGGACGGTCCCCCGCTCCAGGTGATGACGAGCGGCAACGCGCGCGACGAGCCGATCGCGAAAGACGACGAGGACGCGTTCGCGCGGCTCGGCTCGATCGCGGACGTCTTCCTCGCGCACGACCGCCCGATCCATACCCGCGTCGACGACTCCGTCGTACGCGTGACCGGAGGCGCGACGCAGCTCCTCCGCCGCGCGCGCGGCTTCGTCCCCGAAGCTCTCGCGCTCCCGAAAGCGCCCGCGTTCCCAAAGGAGAGCGAGAGCGCGCACCCGGAGGCGCTCGTGTTGCCTGTCGTGGGGCCGGCCGTTCTTGCGGTGGGGGCCGACCTCAAGAATGCGGTTTGTCTCACGCGTGGCGGGGAGGCGTTTCTTTCTCAGCATGTCGGGGACCTCGCGGCGCCGGCGGCGCTCGACTTCTTCGTCGAGACGATCGACAAGCTCGCCGGCTTCCTCGACGTCCGCCCCGCGCACGTCGCGCACGACCTCCACCCGGAGTACCGGTCCACGCGCTGGGCGCTCGCGTGCGGGCGCGCGCTCGTGCCGGTTCAGCATCACCACGCCCACGTCGCGTCGTGCCTCGCCGAGCATGGGCGCGTCGGGCCCGCCATCGGCGTCGCCTTCGACGGCACCGGCTGCGGGCCCGACGGCTCGCTCTGGGGCGGCGAGCTCCTCGTCTTCGACCTCGCCGGCTTCCGCCGCGCCGGTCACCTCCGACCGCTCGCGCTCCCCGGCGGGGAGGCCGCCATCCGCGAGCCGTGGCGCCTCGCGCTCGCCGCGCTCGTCGACGCGGGCGTCGGCGACGGCGTCATCGCCGACGTCCTCGCGGACGTCGCTCCCTCGAAGCGCGCGCTCGTCGAGCGCATGATCGCGCGCGCCGTCGCGACACCCCACGCGACCGGCGCCGGTCGCTGGTTCGACGCCGTCGCCGCGATCGCCGGCGGCGCGCGCGCGATCTCCTACGAAGGCCAGGCCGCGATCGAGCTCGCGGCCGCGGCGACGAACGCGCCGTACGACCTCGCGTTCCACGGCGCCGAGCCGTACGAGCTCGCGTTCCACGGCGCCGAGCCGTACGAGCTCGCGTTCGATGGCGGCGAGCCGTTCGTCGTCGACCTCCGGCCGACCGTGCGCGCGATCGCGGCCGACGTCGTCGCGGGGGCTTCGCGCGGCGCGGTGTCTGCCCGCTTCCACGAGACCGTCGCGCGCGCGATCGCGCTCGCGTGCCGTCGCGTCCGCGCCGCGACGCGGATCGGGCTCGTCGCCCTCTCGGGCGGGTGCTTCCAGAACCGCCTCCTGTCCGAGCGCGCCGCGGCGCTGCTCGGCGCGGACGGCTTCGAGGTTTTCGTCCATCGCCGCGTGCCGCCGAACGACGGCGGCGTCGCGTTCGGACAAGCAGCGATCGCGAGCTGTCGCCTCTGGCGGCGACGAAACCGAAAGGGTGGGTGA
- a CDS encoding HypC/HybG/HupF family hydrogenase formation chaperone, producing MCLGIPGEVIDVRDLHGVRYGTVQFAGVTRDVCLECQPDVAPGDFVLVHVGFAIAKIDREEAARAWRVLEEIGELNDLFANGEERGGVS from the coding sequence GTGTGCCTTGGCATTCCCGGAGAAGTGATCGACGTCCGTGACCTCCACGGCGTTCGCTACGGAACGGTGCAGTTCGCGGGCGTGACGCGCGACGTGTGCCTCGAGTGTCAGCCCGACGTCGCGCCCGGCGACTTCGTGCTCGTCCACGTCGGCTTCGCGATCGCGAAGATCGACCGCGAGGAGGCGGCGCGCGCGTGGCGCGTGCTCGAGGAGATCGGAGAGCTCAACGACCTGTTCGCGAACGGTGAAGAGAGGGGAGGCGTGTCATGA
- the hypD gene encoding hydrogenase formation protein HypD gives MKYVDEYRNSKVAAALAKRIGEVASRPWVLMEICGGQTHSIVRYGIDRILPREVELVHGPGCPVCVTPLETIDRAHAIAREPDVIFTSFGDMLRVPGSATDLLQLRSRGADVRIVYAPTDAVAIARENPDKRVVFFGIGFETTAPANALAVSQARRLGVANFSMLVSHVRVPPAIDAILDARDNRVQGFLGPGHVCAVVGTEEYEELTARHHVPIVIAGFEPIDLLEGILMTVQQLEEGRAETENQYKRTVKREGNAGARRLVDEVFEVSDRKWRGIGLIPRSGLRLREEYRAHDAEALFDVQAITTAESTACISGLVLRGLKKPSDCPAFGKTCRPEQPLGATMVSAEGACAAYWQYGRRPDLEVAPGGEHA, from the coding sequence ATGAAGTACGTCGACGAATACCGGAACAGCAAGGTCGCCGCCGCGCTCGCGAAGCGCATCGGCGAGGTCGCGTCGCGCCCGTGGGTGCTGATGGAGATCTGCGGAGGTCAGACCCACTCCATCGTCCGTTACGGCATCGATCGCATCCTGCCGCGCGAGGTGGAGCTCGTGCACGGGCCGGGGTGCCCCGTCTGCGTGACGCCGCTCGAGACGATCGATCGCGCGCACGCGATCGCGCGCGAGCCGGACGTGATCTTCACGTCGTTCGGCGACATGCTCCGCGTCCCCGGCTCGGCGACGGACCTCCTCCAGCTCCGCAGCCGCGGCGCCGACGTCCGGATCGTGTACGCCCCGACCGACGCGGTCGCGATCGCGCGCGAGAACCCCGACAAACGCGTCGTCTTCTTCGGGATCGGCTTCGAGACGACCGCGCCCGCGAACGCGCTCGCGGTGTCGCAGGCGCGTCGCCTCGGGGTCGCGAACTTCTCGATGCTCGTCTCCCACGTGCGCGTGCCGCCGGCGATCGACGCGATCCTCGATGCGCGCGACAACCGCGTCCAAGGGTTCCTCGGCCCCGGCCACGTCTGCGCGGTGGTCGGCACCGAGGAGTACGAGGAGCTCACCGCGCGCCATCACGTCCCGATCGTGATCGCGGGCTTCGAGCCGATCGACCTGCTCGAGGGGATCCTCATGACGGTGCAGCAGCTCGAGGAAGGACGCGCCGAGACCGAGAACCAGTACAAGCGGACGGTGAAGCGCGAGGGCAACGCCGGCGCGCGGCGCCTCGTCGACGAGGTCTTCGAGGTCTCCGATCGCAAGTGGCGCGGCATCGGCCTCATCCCGCGCTCGGGCCTCCGCCTCCGCGAGGAGTACCGCGCCCACGACGCGGAGGCGCTCTTCGACGTGCAGGCGATCACGACCGCGGAGTCGACCGCGTGCATCAGCGGCCTCGTCCTCCGCGGGCTCAAGAAGCCGTCGGACTGCCCCGCCTTCGGCAAGACCTGTCGCCCGGAGCAGCCGCTCGGCGCGACGATGGTCTCGGCCGAGGGCGCGTGCGCGGCGTATTGGCAATACGGCCGCCGACCCGACCTCGAGGTCGCGCCGGGAGGCGAACATGCTTGA
- the hypE gene encoding hydrogenase expression/formation protein HypE produces the protein MLDPKLGDALLAATCPVPIADTPTVLLGHGSGGRLTAKLIEETMLPAFRNPLLEPLEDAAILAPAAGRIALTTDSYVVTPIFFPGGDIGELAVNGTVNDLVVSGARPLALSLAFILEEGFPLADLERVVASVKRAAERARVRIATGDTKVVGRGSADKVFINTSGVGVVPEGREVSARRVREGDAILVSGTIGDHGVAILSCREGLAFGGDLASDTAPLGDLVESLLAACPTVHAMRDPTRGGVAATVVEIASREKVGIELDEELLPVRDVVRGACEMLGLDPLLVANEGKLVAFVPEKDAAIALAAMRAHPLGRGAARIGRVTREHPGVVWTRTPIGGARILELPYAEMLPRIC, from the coding sequence ATGCTTGATCCCAAGCTCGGCGACGCGCTCCTCGCGGCGACGTGTCCGGTCCCGATCGCGGACACGCCGACGGTCCTCCTCGGCCACGGCAGCGGCGGTCGCCTCACCGCGAAGCTCATCGAGGAGACGATGCTGCCCGCGTTCCGGAACCCGCTCCTCGAGCCGCTCGAAGACGCGGCGATCCTCGCCCCCGCCGCGGGCCGCATCGCGCTCACGACCGACTCGTACGTCGTGACGCCGATCTTCTTCCCCGGCGGCGACATCGGCGAGCTCGCGGTGAACGGCACCGTGAACGACCTCGTCGTGTCGGGCGCGAGGCCGCTCGCGCTCTCGCTCGCGTTCATCCTCGAGGAGGGCTTCCCGCTCGCCGACCTCGAGCGCGTCGTCGCGTCGGTGAAGCGCGCGGCGGAGCGCGCGCGCGTCCGCATCGCGACCGGCGACACGAAGGTCGTCGGCCGTGGCTCCGCCGACAAGGTCTTCATCAACACGTCGGGCGTCGGCGTCGTGCCGGAGGGGCGCGAGGTGTCGGCGCGCCGCGTGCGCGAAGGCGACGCGATCCTCGTCTCGGGGACGATCGGCGATCACGGCGTCGCGATCCTCTCCTGCCGCGAGGGGCTCGCGTTCGGCGGCGACCTCGCGAGCGACACCGCTCCGCTCGGCGATCTCGTCGAGTCCCTCCTCGCCGCGTGCCCCACCGTCCACGCGATGCGCGATCCGACGCGCGGCGGCGTCGCCGCGACCGTGGTCGAGATCGCGTCGCGGGAGAAGGTGGGGATCGAGCTCGACGAGGAGCTCCTGCCGGTGCGCGACGTCGTGCGCGGCGCGTGCGAGATGCTCGGGCTCGATCCGCTCCTCGTCGCGAACGAAGGCAAGCTCGTCGCGTTCGTGCCGGAGAAGGACGCCGCGATCGCGCTCGCGGCGATGCGCGCGCACCCGCTCGGACGAGGCGCGGCGCGGATCGGCCGCGTCACGCGCGAGCACCCCGGCGTCGTCTGGACGCGGACGCCGATCGGCGGCGCCCGCATCCTCGAGCTCCCCTACGCCGAGATGCTGCCGCGCATCTGCTAG